A window from Vulpes vulpes isolate BD-2025 chromosome 9, VulVul3, whole genome shotgun sequence encodes these proteins:
- the KLF15 gene encoding Krueppel-like factor 15, producing the protein MVDHLLPVDETFSSPKCPVGYLGDRLASGRAYHMLPSPLSEDDSDASSLCSCASPDSQAVCSCYSSGLGAEGQDSILDFLLSQATLGSGGGSGIGAGSGPMAWGAWRRTPAPVKGEHFCFPKFPVGDPDDVPRPFQPTLEEIEEFLEENMELGAKEAPESNSKNAEACSQLSGGPHRSHLHPGSGGRERCTPLLGGAGADGSQSPAGGPASDGPIPVLLQIQPVQVKQESGTEPASPGQAPEGVRVAQLLVNIQGQTFALVPQVVPSSNVNLPSKFVRIAPVPIAAKPIGSGPLGPGSTGLLMGQKFPKNPAAELIKMHKCTFPGCSKMYTKSSHLKAHLRRHTGEKPFACTWPGCGWRFSRSDELSRHRRSHSGVKPYQCPVCEKKFARSDHLSKHIKVHRFPRSSRSVRAVN; encoded by the exons ATGGTGGACCACTTGCTTCCAGTGGACGAGACCTTCTCGTCGCCGAAATGCCCAGTTGGTTACCTGGGTGACAGGTTAGCCAGTGGACGGGCATACCACATGCTGCCCTCACCCCTCTCGGAGGATGACAGCGACGCCTCTAGCCTCTGCTCCTGTGCCAGCCCGGACTCACAAGCCGTCTGCTCCTGCTACAGCAGTGGCCTGGGTGCTGAGGGCCAGGACAGCATCTTGGACTTCCTGCTGTCCCAGGCCACCCtgggcagtggtggtggcagtggcatCGGGGCTGGCAGTGGTCCCATGGCCTGGGGGGCCTGGCGCAGGACACCAGCACCTGTCAAGGGGGAGCATTTCTGCTTCCCCAAATTTCCTGTGGGTGACCCTGATGATGTCCCAAGGCCCTTCCAGCCCACCCTGGAGGAGATTGAAGAGTTTCTGGAGGAGAACATGGAGCTGGGGGCCAAGGAGGCGCCAGAGAGCAACAGCAAGAACGCGGAGGCCTGCAGCCAGCTCTCAGGTGGGCCGCACAGGAGCCACCTCCACCCCGGGTCCGGTGGCAGAGAGCGCTGCACTCCCCTCCTGGGCGGTGCTGGTGCAGATGGCAGCCAGAGCCCGGCTGGGGGGCCCGCATCAGACGGCCCCATCCCCGTGCTGCTACAGATCCAGCCTGTGCAGGTGAAGCAGGAATCGGGCACGGAGCCGGCCTCCCCTGGGCAGGCCCCAGAAGGTGTCAGGGTTGCCCAGCTTCTGGTCAACATCCAGGGTCAAACCTTCGCACTTGTGCCCCAGGTGGTGCCGTCCTCCAATGTGAACTTGCCTTCCAAGTTCGTACGGATCGCCCCTGTGCCCATCGCTGCCAAGCCCATTGGGTCGGGACCCCTGGGGCCCGGCTCCACTGGCCTCCTCATGGGCCAGAAGTTCCCCAAGAACCCCGCAGCAGAACTCATCAAAATGCACAAATGTACTTTCCCCGGCTGCAGCAAGATGTACACCAAGAGCAGCCACCTCAAGGCGCACTTGCGCCGGCACACAGGCGAGAAGCCCTTTGCCTGCACCTGGCCGGGCTGTGGCTGGAG GTTCTCCCGCTCCGACGAGCTGTCGCGGCACCGGCGCTCGCACTCGGGCGTGAAGCCCTACCAGTGCCCCGTGTGTGAGAAGAAGTTCGCGCGGAGCGACCACCTGTCCAAGCACATCAAGGTGCACCGCTTTCCCCGGAGCAGCCGCTCGGTGCGCGCGGTGAACTga